In Epinephelus lanceolatus isolate andai-2023 chromosome 16, ASM4190304v1, whole genome shotgun sequence, one DNA window encodes the following:
- the LOC117263945 gene encoding gap junction alpha-9 protein-like codes for MGDWNFLGGILEEVHIHSTMVGKIWLTILFIFRMLVLGVAAEDVWNDEQSDFVCNTDQPGCRNVCYDQAFPISLIRYWVLQVIFVSSPSLVYMGHAIYQLRALEKERHCKKVALRRELEAVDVEMVEIRRRIEKEMKQLEQGKLNKAPLRGSLLCTYLVHIVTRSVVEVSFMVCQYILYGHRLNPLFKCEREPCPNVVDCFVSRPTEKTVFMMFMQGIACISLFLSLLEIMHLAYKRIKKGILSYYPHLKADLDDYYVDKSKKNSVVQQVCMGTSVGRKNTIPTAPCGYTLLLEKQGNGPTYPLLNASSAFVPIKGDPGAKPDSHKDTKEGVPSPTEQTGNTSSETRSPPVDKHDEPEDQSSPRHEDMECASSEYPTLPVANTSSCTTLSGIVRKSRRVSPPWNCSTLVEGNGSDSGDSYHGNNSVKLRSSCVGPRARVLSKSDMKRPSRSQSPDSAGELSSVSRHSRESNSPTASSPNRRVSAVSSASSRRAPTDLQI; via the coding sequence ATGGGAGACTGGAACTTCCTCGGGGGGATCTTGGAGGAGGTGCATATCCACTCCACCATGGTCGGCAAGATCTGGCTGACCATCCTCTTCATATTTCGGATGTTGGTGCTCGGCGTCGCAGCTGAAGACGTGTGGAACGACGAGCAGTCAGACTTCGTCTGCAACACCGACCAGCCTGGCTGCCGCAATGTCTGCTACGACCAGGCCTTCCCCATCTCCCTCATCCGCTACTGGGTGCTGCAGGTTATCTTCGTGTCATCGCCCTCGCTGGTCTACATGGGTCATGCCATCTACCAGCTGCGAGCTCTGGAGAAGGAGCGCCACTGCAAGAAGGTGGCTCTCCGTCGGGAGCTGGAGGCGGTGGACGTGGAGATGGTGGAGATACGGAGGAGGATTGAGAAGGAGATGAAGCAGCTGGAGCAGGGGAAGCTCAACAAAGCTCCACTGAGGGGCTCTCTGTTGTGCACTTATCTGGTCCACATAGTGACTCGCTCAGTAGTGGAGGTCAGCTTCATGGTGTGTCAGTACATCCTCTATGGGCACCGCTTGAACCCTCTtttcaagtgtgaaagggagCCATGTCCAAATGTGGTGGACTGCTTCGTCTCTAGGCCCACTGAGAAAACTGTTTTCATGATGTTCATGCAGGGGATCGCCTGCATCTCCCTTTTTCTCAGCCTTCTTGAGATCATGCACCTGGCATACAAGAGGATTAAAAAAGGCATCCTGAGCTACTACCCACACCTGAAAGCTGATCTTGATGATTATTATGTTGACAAGTCAAAAAAGAACTCAGTTGTGCAGCAGGTTTGCATGGGCACTTCTGTGGGTCGCAAGAATACTATCCCCACAGCACCATGTGGatacacattactgttggagaAGCAGGGCAACGGACCCACCTACCCTCTACTTAATGCCTCCTCTGCCTTTGTCCCTATAAAAGGGGACCCTGGTGCAAAGCCAGACAGCCACAAGGACACCAAGGAAGGAGTGCCAAGCCCAACGGAGCAAACTGGCAACACAAGCAGCGAGACACGTTCCCCTCCTGTGGACAAACATGACGAACCAGAGGACCAATCCTCTCCTCGTCATGAGGACATGGAGTGTGCCAGCTCTGAGTACCCCACCCTCCCTGTGGCAAACACCTCCTCCTGCACAACACTGTCAGGCATTGTGAGGAAGTCACGGAGGGTCAGCCCACCATGGAACTGCTCCACTCTGGTAGAGGGGAATGGCTCGGACAGTGGGGACTCCTACCACGGCAACAACAGCGTGAAGCTACGCAGCAGCTGTGTTGGACCCCGAGCAAGGGTGCTCTCTAAATCAGACATGAAGAGGCCGAGCAGGTCTCAGAGTCCAGACTCTGCAGGGGAGCTGAGCTCAGTATCTCGACACAGCCGGGAGAGTAACAGCCCCACTGCCTCCTCTCCAAACCGCAGAGTGTCAGCAGTGAGCAGTGCCAGCAGCAGACGAGCTCCAACTGATCTGCAGATATAA